The following proteins come from a genomic window of Pseudomonas putida:
- a CDS encoding glucurono-1,5-lactonase — protein sequence MNCELIVDARNGTGESPVWHPTEQALYWVDIPARQLHRWQPDGDHQTWQGDEMLACIARTERGWIAGMESGIFQLETRADGSLASHLLSTVDHAQSGMRFNDGRCDRQGRFWAGTMLMDMQQGATVGALYRHDGEGQLHLQQDGMIVPNGLAFSPDGTRMYLSDSHPDVQKIWVFDYDIDSGIPHNKRLFVDMRAFPGRPDGAAIDQDGCYWICGNDAGQIHRFTPDGRLDRSLNVPVKKPAMCAFGGANLDTLFVTSIRPAGIDLCDQPLAGGVFAFELGVKGLEEPACRG from the coding sequence ATGAACTGCGAACTGATCGTCGACGCCCGCAACGGCACCGGCGAAAGCCCCGTGTGGCACCCCACCGAACAAGCCCTGTACTGGGTCGACATTCCTGCACGCCAGCTGCATCGCTGGCAGCCTGATGGTGACCATCAGACCTGGCAAGGCGACGAGATGCTCGCCTGCATCGCGCGCACTGAGCGGGGCTGGATCGCCGGCATGGAAAGCGGCATCTTCCAGCTTGAAACCAGGGCCGATGGCAGCCTTGCCAGCCACTTGCTCAGCACCGTCGACCATGCCCAGAGCGGCATGCGTTTCAACGATGGGCGCTGTGATCGCCAGGGCCGCTTCTGGGCCGGCACCATGTTGATGGACATGCAGCAAGGCGCCACGGTCGGCGCGCTGTACCGGCATGACGGCGAGGGCCAGTTACACCTGCAGCAGGACGGCATGATCGTGCCCAATGGCCTGGCCTTCAGCCCCGACGGCACACGCATGTACCTGTCGGACTCGCACCCCGACGTGCAGAAGATCTGGGTGTTCGACTACGACATCGACAGTGGCATACCCCACAACAAGCGGCTGTTCGTCGATATGCGCGCCTTCCCCGGTCGCCCGGACGGCGCTGCCATCGACCAGGACGGCTGCTACTGGATCTGCGGCAACGATGCCGGTCAGATACACCGGTTCACGCCGGATGGCCGCCTTGACCGCTCACTCAACGTGCCGGTGAAAAAGCCGGCGATGTGCGCCTTCGGCGGCGCCAACCTGGACACCTTGTTCGTCACCTCGATCCGCCCCGCAGGCATCGACCTCTGCGACCAGCCGCTGGCTGGTGGGGTATTTGCCTTCGAACTCGGCGTCAAAGGCCTGGAGGAACCTGCCTGCCGGGGCTGA
- a CDS encoding EamA family transporter, with product MAVAASVSLFPRKLAVALLALLACSFAGNHIAARIAFDDDTGVLLAILCRSGITFLVLASLVLWQRQPLSLPAGTRHWQLLLGLLIATQSLCLYSAVARIPVALALLVGNTFPMLLALLTWALGGARPTGRTVLFMGLILCGLVLALDVPGRLADNGEANPHWLLGVGLSFCAACVFACALWITDHKLAAVRGPVRSLLTLLIVFASMLVAGASGVMPSGLSLPASASGWAALASLVVLYGVAFTLLFVCVPRLNMAQNAPVMNIEPIATLLLGWALLDQRLGTWQLIGAAVVVCGIVLLTYRRAS from the coding sequence ATGGCTGTCGCTGCTTCTGTCTCCCTTTTCCCGCGCAAGCTGGCGGTCGCGCTACTGGCGCTGCTGGCCTGCTCGTTCGCCGGCAACCACATTGCCGCGCGCATCGCCTTCGATGACGACACCGGCGTACTGTTGGCCATCCTCTGTCGTTCCGGCATCACCTTCCTGGTGCTGGCCAGCCTGGTGCTGTGGCAGCGCCAGCCGTTGAGCCTGCCGGCTGGCACACGGCACTGGCAACTGCTGCTGGGCCTGCTGATCGCCACCCAGAGCCTGTGCCTGTACTCGGCCGTGGCGCGCATTCCGGTCGCCTTGGCGCTGCTGGTAGGCAACACCTTTCCGATGCTGCTGGCGCTGCTCACCTGGGCACTGGGTGGCGCTCGTCCGACCGGCCGCACCGTGCTGTTCATGGGGCTGATCCTGTGTGGCCTGGTGCTGGCGCTGGATGTGCCTGGGCGCCTGGCCGATAACGGTGAGGCCAACCCGCACTGGTTACTGGGCGTGGGCCTTTCGTTCTGCGCCGCCTGCGTGTTCGCCTGTGCGTTGTGGATCACCGACCACAAACTGGCTGCCGTTCGCGGCCCGGTGCGCAGCTTGCTGACCCTGCTGATCGTGTTCGCCAGCATGCTGGTGGCGGGGGCCAGCGGAGTGATGCCATCAGGGTTGTCGCTGCCGGCCAGCGCCAGCGGCTGGGCAGCCTTGGCCAGCCTGGTAGTGCTGTATGGCGTGGCCTTCACCTTGCTGTTCGTCTGCGTGCCACGGCTGAACATGGCGCAGAACGCGCCAGTGATGAATATCGAGCCGATCGCCACGTTGCTGCTGGGCTGGGCGTTGCTGGACCAGCGCCTGGGCACCTGGCAATTGATCGGCGCCGCCGTGGTGGTGTGCGGCATCGTGCTGCTGACCTACCGTCGGGCCAGCTGA
- a CDS encoding NAD-dependent epimerase/dehydratase family protein, with the protein MTTTPLNRLLLTGAAGGLGKVLRERLQGYAEVLRLSDISPMAPAAGPHEEVVTCDLADKAAVHALVEGVDAILHFGGVSTEHSFEDILGPNICGVFHVYEAARKHGVKRIIFASSNHTIGFYRQDERIDAHAPRRPDSYYGLSKCYGEDMASFYFDRYGIETVSIRIGSSFPQPQNPRMLCTWLSYDDLVQLIERGLNTPNVGHTIVYGASDNRTVWWDNRYAAHLGYVPKDTSEVFREVVEAQPAPAADDPSMVYQGGAFAVAGPFN; encoded by the coding sequence ATGACCACTACCCCCCTCAATCGCCTGCTGCTCACCGGAGCTGCAGGCGGCCTGGGCAAGGTCCTTCGCGAACGCCTGCAAGGCTACGCCGAGGTCCTGCGCCTTTCCGATATCAGCCCGATGGCACCTGCCGCGGGTCCGCATGAAGAGGTCGTGACCTGCGACCTGGCCGACAAGGCCGCCGTCCACGCACTGGTAGAAGGCGTCGACGCCATCCTCCATTTCGGCGGCGTATCCACCGAGCACTCCTTCGAGGACATCCTCGGCCCTAACATTTGCGGTGTGTTCCACGTTTACGAGGCGGCGCGCAAGCATGGGGTCAAGCGCATCATCTTCGCCAGCTCCAACCACACCATCGGTTTCTACCGCCAGGACGAGCGCATTGACGCTCACGCTCCACGCCGGCCCGACAGCTACTACGGGTTGTCCAAATGCTACGGCGAGGATATGGCCAGCTTTTACTTCGACCGCTATGGCATCGAGACCGTCAGCATCCGCATTGGCTCGTCCTTCCCCCAGCCACAGAACCCACGCATGTTGTGCACCTGGCTGAGCTACGACGACCTGGTCCAGCTCATCGAACGTGGGCTGAACACCCCAAACGTGGGCCACACCATTGTCTACGGCGCCTCCGACAACCGCACCGTATGGTGGGACAACCGCTATGCCGCGCACTTGGGCTACGTGCCTAAAGACACCTCCGAGGTGTTTCGCGAAGTGGTAGAGGCCCAGCCGGCACCTGCCGCCGATGACCCGAGCATGGTCTATCAGGGCGGCGCCTTCGCCGTTGCCGGACCGTTCAACTGA
- a CDS encoding ribonucleoside-diphosphate reductase subunit alpha has protein sequence MQTDTTRENPQALAPQAADSNQDLAATAPGQLRVIKRNGTVVPYTDDKITVAITKAFLAVEGGTAAASSRIHDTVARLTEQVTATFKRRMPSGGTIHIEEIQDQVELALMRAGEQKVARDYVIYRDQRAKERATRANTDAAVEPHPSIRITLADGSLAPLDMARLNTIISEACEGLAEVDGDLIQRETLKNLYDGVAIKDVNTALVMTARTLVEREPNYSFVTARLLMDTLRAEGLGFLNVADSATHHEMADLYAKALPAYIAKGVEFELLNPALADFDLEKLGKAINHERDQQFTYLGLQTLYDRYFIHKDGVRFELPQVFFMRVAMGLALEEKDKEARAIEFYNLLSSFDYMASTPTLFNAGTLRPQLSSCYLTTVPDDLSGIYHAIHDNAMLSKFAGGLGNDWTPVRALGSYIKGTNGKSQGVVPFLKVVNDTAVAVNQGGKRKGAVCAYLETWHLDIEEFIELRKNTGDDRRRTHDMNTANWIPDLFMKRVFDDGKWTLFSPSEVPDLHDLTGKAFEERYEYYEALTEYNKIKVFKTIQAKDLWRKMLSMLFETGHPWLTFKDPCNLRSPQQHVGVVHSSNLCTEITLNTNKDEIAVCNLGSINLPNHIVDGKLDTAKLQRTVNTAVRMLDNVIDINYYSVPQARNSNFKHRPVGLGIMGFQDALYLQHIPYGSDAAVEFADKSMEAVSYFAIQASCDLADERGAYETFQGSLWSKGILPLDSQQILIEARGQKYIDVNLEETLDWAPVRARVQKGIRNSNIMAIAPTATIANITGVSQSIEPTYQNLYVKSNLSGEFTVINPYLVRDLKARGLWDSVMINDLKYYDGSVQQIERIPQELKDLYATAFEVETKWIVDAASRRQKWIDQAQSLNLYIAGASGKKLDVTYRMAWYRGLKTTYYLRALAATSTEKSTINTGKLNAVSSGGDSAPAQAAGPAPVPKACAIDEPDCEACQ, from the coding sequence ATGCAAACCGACACAACTCGCGAGAACCCGCAGGCTTTGGCGCCGCAGGCCGCCGATTCCAACCAGGATCTGGCCGCGACCGCTCCGGGCCAGCTGCGCGTGATCAAGCGCAACGGCACTGTCGTCCCTTACACCGACGACAAGATCACCGTGGCCATCACCAAGGCGTTCCTCGCAGTTGAAGGTGGCACCGCCGCTGCCTCGTCGCGCATCCACGACACCGTCGCGCGCCTGACCGAGCAGGTCACCGCCACGTTCAAGCGTCGCATGCCATCGGGTGGCACCATTCACATCGAAGAAATCCAGGACCAGGTCGAACTGGCCCTGATGCGTGCCGGCGAGCAGAAAGTCGCCCGTGACTACGTGATCTACCGCGACCAGCGTGCCAAAGAGCGCGCTACCCGCGCCAACACCGACGCCGCAGTCGAGCCGCACCCAAGCATCCGCATCACCCTGGCCGACGGCAGCCTGGCGCCGCTGGACATGGCGCGCCTGAACACCATCATCAGCGAAGCCTGCGAAGGCCTGGCCGAAGTCGATGGCGACCTGATCCAGCGCGAAACCCTGAAGAACCTGTACGACGGCGTGGCCATCAAGGACGTCAACACCGCCCTGGTGATGACTGCCCGTACCCTGGTAGAGCGCGAGCCGAACTACTCGTTCGTCACTGCCCGCCTGCTGATGGACACCCTGCGTGCCGAAGGCCTGGGCTTCCTGAACGTTGCCGACAGCGCCACCCACCACGAGATGGCCGACCTGTACGCCAAGGCCCTGCCGGCCTACATCGCCAAGGGTGTCGAATTCGAGCTGCTGAACCCGGCCCTGGCCGACTTCGACCTGGAAAAACTGGGCAAGGCGATCAACCACGAGCGCGACCAGCAGTTCACCTACCTGGGCCTGCAGACCCTGTACGACCGCTACTTCATCCATAAGGATGGCGTACGCTTCGAACTACCGCAGGTGTTCTTCATGCGTGTGGCCATGGGCCTGGCGCTGGAAGAGAAAGACAAGGAAGCCCGTGCGATCGAGTTCTACAACCTGTTGTCGTCCTTCGACTACATGGCCTCGACCCCGACCTTGTTCAACGCCGGCACCCTGCGCCCGCAGCTGTCGAGCTGCTACCTGACCACCGTGCCGGACGACCTTTCGGGCATCTATCACGCGATCCACGACAACGCCATGCTGTCGAAATTCGCCGGTGGCCTGGGCAACGACTGGACTCCTGTGCGCGCACTGGGCTCCTACATCAAAGGCACCAACGGCAAATCCCAGGGTGTCGTACCCTTCCTGAAAGTGGTCAACGACACCGCTGTCGCCGTGAACCAGGGTGGCAAGCGCAAAGGCGCTGTCTGCGCCTACCTGGAAACCTGGCACCTGGACATCGAAGAATTCATCGAGCTGCGCAAGAACACCGGTGATGACCGTCGTCGTACCCACGACATGAACACCGCCAACTGGATCCCTGACCTGTTCATGAAGCGCGTCTTCGATGACGGCAAGTGGACCCTGTTCTCGCCATCGGAAGTGCCAGACCTGCACGACCTGACCGGCAAGGCCTTCGAAGAGCGCTACGAGTACTACGAAGCCCTGACCGAGTACAACAAGATCAAGGTGTTCAAGACCATCCAGGCCAAAGACCTGTGGCGCAAGATGCTGTCGATGCTGTTCGAGACCGGCCACCCATGGCTGACCTTCAAGGACCCGTGCAACCTGCGCTCGCCGCAGCAGCACGTGGGCGTGGTCCACAGCTCGAACCTGTGCACCGAGATCACCCTGAACACCAACAAGGACGAGATCGCGGTCTGCAACCTGGGCTCGATCAACCTGCCGAACCACATTGTCGACGGCAAGCTGGACACCGCCAAGCTGCAACGCACCGTGAACACCGCCGTGCGCATGCTCGACAACGTGATCGACATCAACTACTACTCGGTGCCGCAAGCGCGCAACTCGAACTTCAAGCACCGCCCGGTCGGCCTGGGCATCATGGGCTTCCAGGACGCGCTGTACCTGCAGCACATCCCGTACGGCTCCGACGCTGCCGTCGAGTTCGCCGACAAGTCGATGGAAGCGGTCAGCTACTTCGCGATCCAGGCGTCCTGCGACCTGGCCGATGAGCGTGGCGCGTACGAGACCTTCCAGGGTTCGCTGTGGTCCAAAGGCATCCTGCCGCTGGATTCGCAACAGATCCTGATCGAGGCCCGTGGCCAGAAGTACATCGACGTCAACCTGGAAGAAACCCTGGACTGGGCGCCGGTACGGGCCCGCGTACAGAAAGGCATCCGTAACTCGAACATCATGGCCATCGCGCCGACCGCGACCATCGCCAACATTACCGGCGTGTCGCAGTCCATCGAGCCGACCTACCAGAACCTGTACGTGAAATCGAACCTGTCGGGCGAGTTCACCGTGATCAACCCGTACCTGGTCCGCGACCTGAAAGCCCGCGGCCTGTGGGACTCGGTCATGATCAACGACCTGAAGTACTACGACGGTTCGGTGCAGCAGATCGAGCGTATTCCGCAGGAACTCAAAGACCTGTACGCCACCGCGTTCGAAGTCGAGACCAAGTGGATCGTCGATGCCGCCTCCCGTCGCCAGAAGTGGATCGACCAGGCGCAGTCGCTGAACCTGTACATCGCCGGCGCTTCGGGCAAGAAGCTGGACGTGACCTACCGCATGGCCTGGTACCGTGGCCTGAAAACCACCTACTACCTCCGTGCCCTGGCCGCGACCAGCACCGAGAAGTCGACCATCAACACCGGCAAGCTCAACGCCGTTTCCAGCGGCGGCGACAGCGCCCCGGCCCAGGCCGCAGGCCCGGCGCCAGTGCCGAAGGCTTGCGCGATCGACGAGCCGGACTGCGAAGCCTGCCAGTAA
- a CDS encoding TRAP transporter small permease, whose product MKSLFLSVNDTLYRSCIWVAGLSILAMSLIIPWGIFARYVLGTGSNWPEPVSILLMVVFTFVGAAASYRAGAHMAVGMITDRLPPLQRQLVALLVQLLMVLVCVFMTYYGIKLCITTWNQSLASLPGVRVGMTYAPIPVGGVLTLIFVLEKLLLGDQSNRKAVRYDLAEENEGAA is encoded by the coding sequence ATGAAATCGCTTTTCCTTAGCGTGAACGACACGCTCTACCGCAGCTGCATCTGGGTCGCCGGCCTGTCGATCCTGGCCATGTCGCTGATCATTCCCTGGGGCATCTTTGCACGCTACGTGCTGGGTACGGGCTCCAACTGGCCTGAGCCGGTGTCGATCCTGCTGATGGTGGTGTTCACCTTCGTCGGTGCCGCCGCCAGCTACCGGGCCGGCGCGCACATGGCGGTGGGGATGATCACCGACCGCTTGCCACCGCTGCAGCGCCAACTGGTTGCACTGCTGGTGCAGCTGCTGATGGTCCTGGTGTGCGTGTTCATGACTTACTACGGCATCAAGCTGTGTATCACCACGTGGAACCAGTCGCTGGCTTCTTTGCCTGGGGTACGGGTGGGCATGACCTACGCGCCGATCCCGGTCGGTGGCGTGCTGACACTGATTTTTGTACTGGAAAAACTCCTGCTGGGCGATCAGAGCAACCGCAAGGCGGTTCGTTACGATCTGGCGGAAGAAAACGAAGGAGCTGCGTAA
- a CDS encoding ribonucleotide-diphosphate reductase subunit beta yields MLSWDEFDKEDGEVAAKGNTPAQANAAATLDKLDSAGGAAALEARAATAADSDAVKRAKAALDALDIAEGLAELEGSSARVAVDEKRMINCRADLNQLVPFKYDWAWQKYLDGCANHWMPQEVNMTADIALWKSQDGLTEDERRIVMRNLGFFSTADSLVANNLALAVYRLITNPECRQYILRQAFEEAIHTHAYQYCIESLGMDEGEIFNMYHEIPSVAKKAAWGLKYTRAISDPEFNTGTVETDKELLRNLIAYYCVLEGIFFYCGFTQILSMGRRNKMTGVAEQFQYILRDESMHLNFGIDVINQIKIENPHLWDAAMKEEATQMILQGTQLEIEYARDTMPRGVLGMNAAMMEDYLKFIANRRLTQIGLKEEYPGTTNPFPWMSEIMDLKKEKNFFETRVIEYQTGGALSWD; encoded by the coding sequence ATGCTGAGCTGGGACGAATTCGACAAAGAAGACGGCGAAGTAGCCGCCAAAGGCAACACCCCTGCGCAGGCCAACGCCGCCGCCACACTCGACAAGCTCGACAGCGCCGGCGGTGCCGCCGCCCTGGAAGCCCGTGCTGCCACCGCCGCCGACTCCGACGCAGTGAAGCGCGCCAAGGCCGCGCTGGACGCCCTAGACATCGCCGAAGGCCTGGCCGAGCTGGAAGGCTCCTCGGCCCGCGTCGCCGTTGACGAAAAGCGCATGATCAACTGCCGCGCCGACCTCAACCAGCTGGTGCCGTTCAAGTACGACTGGGCCTGGCAGAAGTACCTCGACGGCTGCGCCAACCACTGGATGCCGCAAGAGGTCAACATGACCGCCGACATCGCCCTGTGGAAGAGCCAGGACGGCCTGACCGAAGACGAGCGCCGCATCGTGATGCGCAACCTCGGCTTCTTCTCCACCGCCGACTCGCTGGTTGCCAACAACCTGGCCCTGGCCGTGTACCGCCTGATCACCAACCCGGAGTGCCGCCAGTACATCCTGCGCCAGGCGTTCGAAGAGGCGATCCACACCCACGCCTACCAGTACTGCATCGAATCGCTGGGCATGGATGAAGGCGAGATCTTCAACATGTACCACGAGATCCCGTCGGTCGCGAAGAAAGCCGCCTGGGGCCTGAAGTACACCCGCGCCATCTCCGACCCGGAGTTCAACACCGGCACCGTCGAAACCGACAAAGAGCTGCTGCGCAACCTGATCGCCTACTACTGCGTGCTGGAAGGCATCTTCTTCTATTGCGGCTTCACCCAGATCCTGTCCATGGGCCGCCGCAACAAGATGACCGGCGTAGCAGAGCAGTTCCAGTACATCCTGCGTGACGAGTCGATGCACCTGAACTTCGGTATCGACGTGATCAACCAGATCAAGATCGAAAACCCGCACCTGTGGGACGCGGCGATGAAGGAAGAAGCGACCCAGATGATCCTGCAAGGGACCCAGCTGGAGATCGAATACGCCCGTGACACCATGCCACGCGGCGTACTGGGCATGAACGCGGCGATGATGGAGGACTACCTCAAGTTCATCGCCAACCGTCGTTTGACCCAGATTGGTTTGAAGGAAGAGTACCCAGGGACTACCAACCCGTTCCCGTGGATGAGCGAGATCATGGACTTGAAGAAAGAGAAGAACTTCTTCGAGACCCGCGTGATCGAGTATCAGACTGGTGGGGCGTTGAGCTGGGACTGA
- a CDS encoding TRAP transporter large permease gives MDAFILLGSFIVLILIGMPVAFALGLSALIGAWWIDIPLQAMMIQIASGVNKFSLLAIPFFVLAGAIMAEGGMSRRLVAFAGVLVGFVRGGLSLVNIMASTFFGAISGSSVADTASVGSVLIPEMERKGYPREFSTAVTVSGSVQALLTPPSHNSVLYSLAAGGTVSIGSLFIAGIMPGLLLSAVMMGLCLIFAKKRNYPKGEVIPLRQALKIAGEALWGLMAMVIILGGILSGVFTATESAAVAVVWSFFVTMFIYRDYKWRDLPKLMHRTVRTISIVMILIGFAASFGYVMTLMQIPSKITTVFLTLSDNRYVILMCINFMLLLLGTVMDMAPLILILTPILLPVITGIGVDPVHFGMIMLVNLGIGLITPPVGAVLFVGSAIGKVSIESTVKALLPFYLALFLVLIAVTYIPAISLWLPSVVL, from the coding sequence ATGGATGCGTTCATTCTGTTGGGCAGTTTCATCGTGCTCATCCTGATCGGTATGCCGGTGGCCTTCGCCCTGGGCCTGTCGGCGCTGATCGGCGCCTGGTGGATCGACATTCCGCTGCAGGCGATGATGATTCAGATCGCCAGTGGGGTTAACAAGTTTTCACTGCTGGCCATTCCGTTCTTCGTGCTGGCTGGCGCAATCATGGCCGAAGGTGGCATGTCACGGCGGTTGGTGGCCTTCGCCGGGGTACTGGTGGGCTTCGTACGGGGCGGGTTGTCGCTGGTCAATATCATGGCCTCGACCTTCTTCGGCGCCATTTCCGGCTCGTCGGTGGCTGACACCGCGTCTGTAGGCTCGGTACTGATCCCCGAGATGGAGCGCAAGGGCTACCCGCGCGAGTTCTCCACGGCAGTGACCGTCAGCGGCTCGGTGCAGGCACTGCTCACACCACCCAGCCACAACTCGGTGCTGTACTCGCTGGCGGCGGGCGGCACAGTGTCGATCGGCTCGCTGTTCATTGCGGGGATCATGCCCGGCTTGCTGCTGAGCGCGGTGATGATGGGCCTGTGCCTGATTTTCGCCAAGAAACGCAACTACCCCAAAGGTGAAGTGATCCCGCTGCGTCAAGCGTTGAAGATCGCCGGCGAAGCACTGTGGGGCCTGATGGCGATGGTCATCATCCTCGGCGGTATTCTCTCGGGCGTGTTCACCGCCACCGAGTCAGCTGCCGTGGCAGTGGTCTGGTCGTTCTTCGTGACCATGTTCATTTACCGTGACTACAAGTGGCGGGACCTGCCCAAGCTGATGCACCGTACGGTACGGACCATCTCGATCGTGATGATCCTGATCGGCTTTGCCGCCAGCTTCGGCTACGTGATGACGCTGATGCAGATCCCGTCGAAGATCACCACAGTGTTCCTGACCCTGTCGGACAACCGCTACGTGATCCTGATGTGCATCAACTTCATGCTGTTGCTGCTGGGCACGGTGATGGACATGGCACCGCTGATCCTGATCCTGACGCCGATCCTGCTGCCAGTGATCACCGGCATAGGTGTGGACCCGGTGCACTTCGGCATGATCATGCTGGTGAACCTGGGTATCGGGTTGATCACCCCACCGGTGGGTGCGGTGCTGTTCGTCGGCTCGGCCATCGGCAAGGTGAGCATCGAATCGACGGTGAAGGCGCTGCTGCCGTTCTACCTGGCGCTGTTCCTGGTGCTCATTGCGGTCACCTACATTCCGGCCATCTCGCTGTGGCTGCCGAGCGTCGTGCTGTAA
- a CDS encoding OprD family porin, translating to MKICHTLPFALLGAGMIGSLPGTSVAAGFIEDSKATLGLRNFYINRNFTNPSNPQSKAEEWTQSFILDARSGFTEGPIGFGVDVLGMWSVKLDGGGGTYGTALLPRHDDGRPADDFGRLAVAGKARISKTELKVGEWMPVLPILRSDDGRSLPQTFRGGQVTSNEIAGLTLYGGQFRGNSPRNDASMDDMSYGGGLSDRFNFVGGEYKFNQDRTLVGLWNAVLKDVYEQQYLQLSHSQPVGSWTFGANLGYFHGGEDGSEKAGQLDNKTYSGMFSAKYGGNTFWVGLQKVDGDTWMRVNGTSGGTLANDSYNSSFDNANERSWQVRHDFNFVTVGVPGLTLMNRYISGQDVHTGAVTDGKEWVRETELAYVIQSGAFKDLSVKWRNSSIRRDYSNNEFDENRLIFNYPLSLL from the coding sequence ATGAAAATCTGCCATACCCTTCCCTTTGCCCTGCTGGGCGCCGGCATGATCGGGAGCTTGCCGGGCACCAGCGTGGCCGCAGGCTTCATCGAAGATTCCAAAGCCACGCTTGGCCTGCGCAACTTCTATATCAACCGCAACTTCACCAACCCCAGTAACCCGCAGAGCAAGGCCGAGGAGTGGACGCAAAGCTTCATCCTCGATGCACGCTCTGGGTTCACCGAAGGGCCGATCGGCTTCGGCGTGGATGTGCTGGGGATGTGGTCGGTGAAACTCGATGGCGGTGGCGGCACCTATGGCACTGCCCTGCTGCCGCGCCATGACGATGGGCGGCCGGCGGATGACTTCGGGCGCCTGGCTGTGGCGGGCAAGGCGCGGATTTCCAAGACTGAACTGAAAGTCGGCGAGTGGATGCCGGTGCTGCCGATCCTGCGTTCCGACGATGGCCGCTCGTTGCCACAGACCTTCCGCGGTGGGCAGGTCACCTCTAACGAAATCGCCGGGCTGACGCTGTACGGCGGGCAGTTCCGCGGCAACAGCCCGCGCAACGACGCCAGCATGGACGACATGAGCTACGGCGGCGGCCTGTCGGACCGTTTCAACTTCGTCGGTGGCGAATACAAGTTCAACCAGGACCGCACGCTGGTCGGGCTGTGGAACGCAGTGCTCAAGGACGTCTATGAGCAGCAGTACCTGCAACTGAGCCACAGCCAGCCGGTCGGCAGCTGGACCTTTGGCGCCAACCTCGGTTACTTCCATGGTGGCGAAGACGGCTCCGAAAAGGCCGGGCAGCTGGACAACAAGACCTATTCGGGGATGTTCTCGGCCAAGTATGGCGGCAACACGTTCTGGGTGGGCCTGCAGAAGGTCGATGGCGATACCTGGATGCGGGTCAACGGCACCAGCGGCGGCACCTTGGCCAACGACAGCTACAACTCCAGCTTCGACAATGCCAATGAGCGCTCCTGGCAGGTGCGTCATGACTTCAACTTCGTCACCGTTGGCGTGCCGGGGCTGACGCTGATGAACCGCTACATCAGCGGGCAGGACGTGCATACCGGGGCGGTGACCGACGGCAAGGAGTGGGTGCGGGAAACGGAGCTGGCCTATGTGATCCAGAGCGGGGCGTTCAAGGATTTGAGCGTCAAATGGCGCAACTCGTCGATTCGGCGCGACTACAGCAACAACGAATTCGATGAGAACCGGTTGATCTTCAACTACCCGCTGTCGCTGTTGTAA
- a CDS encoding TRAP transporter substrate-binding protein — MTFKRKLLLAALPFAFSLSLPAHALDIKFAEIHPAGYPTVVAEQNMGKKIEAASNGEITFKMFPGGVLGSEKEVIEQAQIGAVQMTRVSLGIVGPVVPDVNVFNMPFVFRDHDHMRKIIDGDIGQEILDKITNSEFNLVALAWMDGGSRSIYTKKPVRSLEDLKGMKIRVQGNPLFIDMMNAMGGNGIAMDTGEIFSALQTGVIDGAENNPPTLLEHNHYQSAKYFTLTGHLILPEPVVMSKTTWNKLTPEQQALVKKVAREAQMEERALWDAKTAASEEKLKAAGVEFISVDKKPFFEATASVREKYGAPYADLMKRIDAVQ, encoded by the coding sequence ATGACTTTCAAACGCAAGCTGCTTCTTGCTGCACTCCCGTTCGCCTTCAGCCTCTCCCTGCCAGCCCATGCGCTGGATATCAAATTCGCCGAGATCCACCCGGCCGGCTACCCGACCGTGGTCGCCGAGCAGAACATGGGCAAGAAGATCGAAGCCGCCAGCAATGGCGAGATCACCTTCAAGATGTTCCCCGGCGGCGTCCTGGGCTCGGAAAAGGAAGTCATCGAGCAGGCGCAGATCGGTGCCGTGCAGATGACCCGCGTCAGCCTGGGGATCGTGGGCCCGGTGGTGCCGGACGTGAACGTGTTCAACATGCCGTTCGTGTTCCGCGACCATGACCACATGCGCAAGATCATCGACGGCGATATCGGCCAGGAGATCCTCGACAAGATCACCAACTCCGAATTCAACCTGGTAGCCCTGGCGTGGATGGACGGCGGCTCGCGCAGCATCTACACCAAGAAGCCGGTGCGCAGCCTGGAAGACCTCAAGGGCATGAAGATCCGCGTGCAGGGCAACCCGCTGTTCATCGACATGATGAATGCCATGGGCGGCAACGGCATCGCCATGGATACCGGCGAGATCTTCAGCGCCCTGCAGACAGGGGTGATCGACGGCGCCGAAAACAACCCGCCAACACTGCTCGAGCACAACCACTACCAGAGCGCCAAGTACTTCACCCTCACCGGCCACCTGATCCTGCCGGAGCCGGTGGTGATGTCCAAGACCACTTGGAACAAGCTCACGCCTGAGCAGCAGGCGCTGGTGAAAAAGGTCGCGCGCGAAGCGCAGATGGAAGAGCGCGCGCTGTGGGATGCCAAGACTGCCGCCAGCGAAGAGAAGCTCAAGGCCGCTGGCGTGGAGTTCATCAGCGTCGACAAGAAACCGTTCTTCGAGGCTACCGCTTCGGTACGCGAGAAGTACGGTGCGCCGTACGCGGACCTGATGAAGCGTATCGACGCCGTCCAGTAA